CCATAGGATCCTGCGGCGCAACAAAGCCTGCGGCGCCACGCTGCGGTGTTACCGCAACGACGTTTACGCCCGTAATCACAGTTCCGTCCGGCAAAATCTCAATGTCCAAACCTGAGTCAAGTGGCGGGATGGTATAGATAGAGTTAGGAAGCGGTATAATCGGGACGTCATCTTCATCAAACTCAATCGGCAGCTCAAACTCGGGCAGGGCGTCGCCGTGTGTGAAGGATACAACGGCGTAGTAGTACGTACGTCCGTTGGTGAGACCGCTGTCTTCCCAGATACGGCGGATGCCGGTATCGGAACCCATCCAGATGCGCTGCCCGCCTACTGAAGCCGGATGGTATCCGGTGATGTCATTCTGCAGATCAAATACATCTTCAAAAGCCAGACGCTGTCTGTTGCCCTGATTGTCGGTAATGCGGAGTGCGTCGGTGAACTCAGGATCCGTTGACCTGAAGACCATGTAGCCCTGAAAGTTATTCGGGTTTGCAAACACATCCTCAAAAACCCCCGTAGCAACCGGGCGCTGATACACCACGTAGCCGTCGAAGAATGGATCGTAGTGGAATTCCGCGGCGTCATCCCAGTAGAGCAACACGCTGCCGTCGCCGACAACTGCGCTGAGCTGCGGCTTGGGCGGACGTATCGGCTGAGGTCCGTTGTCATCATCCTGCGGAAAAATAAAGATTCCGCTGCTCTGCTGCTGTGCCTGAAGCTGACTTTGCGCGCTGAACCCCGCCCCGATAAGGGCGGTGACGGCAAAGCTCATCAGCATCGTAACAAAAAATTTCATAGAAAACCTTGGGTGACCGGATTGTATCCGTTCGGAGAGGGTCTTTTGATTGGTTGTAGATTTCATCGTTTGTACCCTCCCTTAAAATTTGACTTTAAGTGAGAATCGGTTGGTTACCCCGAGTATTTTGTGGCTTTGCAGCGCGTAACCGATGTTCAGGCCCAGCCCGCCGCTCAGCTCATAGTTCACCCAGCCGCCGGCTGCGAATTCAAACATCCGGTCGTCCAGCAACAGGTCCGGAAGACCCGCCTGCACGGCAAACAGCTCGTCAAAAAACGCCGCCTCTATGCCCAGATTCACGCTCTGCGTGTTATTGCTCGGGCTCACGCCGTCGGCCATCAGCGTTACTCGTACCGTCTCGGTTTTAACCCCGTCCCACGCCAGGCCCACCTGCAGCAACAGCGGCAGATCGAAGTCTTTAGTCTCCAGACGCGCAGGCACGTTCGGGTTGTTGCCCGCTGAGCCACGGTCAATATCCACCGGCACGTTCAGGTCTTTGCCCGTGATGTTGAGCTTCTGACCGAAGTTGGCAAAACGTACCCCAAAGCGGATGCCGTCGAAGGGCGTCACGTAGGTCGTTCCCAGGTCGAAGGCAAAACCCCCGCTGCTGGAATTCCAAATCTGCTCGTGCACATACTTGACCGTTGCGCCGATGGCGAAGTCACGCATGAGGAACTGTGAGTAGGTCAGTCCGGCCGCGTAGGAGTAGGCGCCAAAGAAACGGCCCGTGCCGTCCTGCTCCTGCATGGTGGTTTCTTCCATGTCGTCCATGGTCAGCGCGCTCACGCTCAGCCCTACCGTACCTGCGCCGGGTATCGGCAGTGCGATACCCACAAAGTTGTGACGAAGGTCGGCAAACCATTCCGAGTGCTCGATGTGCACCTGACGCTCGCGGACCATCGCCAGCGCTCCGGGGTTCCAGTACATGGCCGTCGCGTCGTTGACCGATGCCGTAATCGCGTTGCCCACGCCCGTTGCGCGCGTGCCCACCGGAATGTTCAGAAACTCGGCCGCAGAGGTCCCCGATTTCGAGATCTCCTGACCCTGCACCTGCTGCGGGGCTGACAGCCAGCCCGCGCTAATCATCACCGTGAATACCAGCACAGCCGGTAACAGGCGCTTCATGCTCAATTTCGTGTTCATTTGATTTCTCATTGATTTAGCCCCCTATTTGATTACCGCGAATTTGCCAACCTTCTCTCCTATGCCGGGCGCATCCACATGGTAGATGTACACCCCGTAGGAAAGCTCAAGATTATCTTTGGTGAGCATATCCCAGATATAGCGGCCATTATCGATTGAATTATTTACGTTTAGCGTCTGCACGAGGCGGCCTGATACGCTGAAGATGCGGATCGTAGCCTGCTGCGGCAGGTTGGTAAAGTGAAGCTGACGCACGCGTGTCTGATCAGCGCCTGCCGGACGAGGTTCTCCAAGATGCGTACCGATGTACGGGTTGGGTACTACCCGGATATTATCGAGCTGGTTTTTGGCCAGTTCGGGATCTACATCAGGCAGGTGTGAGGCGTCGATGGTAAATTCAAAAACATCTTCACTGGTAAACTCTCCGCTTTGATTCAGCGTGATGATATCGCCCGGCTGTGCTGCGAAGGGCTGATTCGCTTCGAAAGGCTCGAGTACGAGTTCCCAGGCAAGCTCTTTTTCACCGGTTTCCGGATTGGTCTCGCGGATGTAGATGAGGTCGCTGTCGGTACGGCGCTGAGCGTTGTTATAAACAGCGGCGAAACCTGCATGACCGCGCTGTGCGTCGCTAATTGACGGATGCGGCAGGTAGCCAAACTCAACCGGTTCATTGGTGCGGGTGTTGATGATGCGGAAATTCACATCGCGGGCAGGTGCCTGCATGGTGAGTGACCCCCGCTGTACCTGAACGGGTACGGAGCTGCTCTTACTGATCGCCGCATTCCGGCGGGTATCAAAGAACTCAATCCGGTAGTTTTCCATGCTGCCGTTGTGACGAATCGCGCGGATGGTCGCGGGGGTATCCGAACCGGTGCGGCTGCTCCAGCTTTGCAGACGCAGCCTTGTGTTTGGACGCTCACCGGCAACTTGCGATGGCGCGAAGGCATCGTTCACCACGATCATTTTCACGCCGTCAAAAACAGGCAGGTCTTCACCGTTAAACTCATCTCGCTCTTCAAATATGATGCGGTCGTTGGTTACATCCGTTACCGTGAAACCGGTTGTCTGCCGCCAGGTCTGCCCGTTAGCCGTCACTTCTTCGTCCTGGAATTCGATGCGGTAGGTTGTGTTCACCTGAAGCTGACGCGGATCGAAAATACTGGTGATAATCGTACCGGTCGCACTTCCGGTACCGCCTACGCGGTTCACCGAAATTTCGGCGGGTCCCACATATCCGGCGGCAGGTCCGCCGGGTACGACAAGCTGCACATTCTGACCTGCGGTCAGCGAGCCGTCAGGATTAATACTGATGTTAACCGGTGATTCCGAAGGCGCAATATCCGCAATAGCGGCACCGCTGTTGTAGGCCGTTACGACGTAGTAGTACTGACGACCGTTGATGACATCCGTATCCACGAAATGACGCTGCAGGCCGGTATCGCTGCCGAGGAAAAACTCCAGGCCGTTGATATCAATCGGATGATTTCCGGTAATGCCGTTGGCGAGGTCAAACTGCGCGATGGGCTGCAGGAACTGAATGTTACCCCGGCCATCCGTAATGCGGCGGCTGTCGGCCAGCGCAGGATCGGTGGAGCGGTACACGCGGTATCCTTCGAAGTTACGCGGATTAACGCCAAGGCGGTCGAGGAAGCGGTCGAATACGTCTTCAGCTTCATCATCCCAGTATAGTACGACGTGTCCGTCGCCCGGAACTGCGCGCAGAAGCGGCGGCGGCGGGGCAATCGCAAACTGATAGTTGGCATCGAAAGCGCGGAAGGCGTTTTCAAGCTGCTGCGTAACCAGCTCTTCATCTGCGGTATTGGTGGTGGTTCCGGTTTGCGCTACAGAAACAGCGATAGCGAAACGCTGTACGGAACCTGCACGGAGCGGGAAGAAGCTGGAGGTAATCATCTGATCGGTATCCTGCGTAGCCGGAGGCGCGGGCGGGAACAAACCCGGTACCATAAAGCGGCGCCAGATGAGTCCGTCGTTGAATTCCAGAGAACCCGCAGGAATCGAAGTTGCAGAGGTAATACCGATGGCGTCGGTTTCGCGCACATCTGTTTTATCAATATTCGGCTCACCAGGGAAGGGTGTGAACGCGCCTGAACTTGGGAATCCGTCCCCTTCACCGCGGGCACCGCTGCCTTCTACGCCGTCGATACCGACATCATCACGCAGGGTCCAGTCCTGATTGTTGTCAAAGAAGTCTTCTCTCGATTCATCAATCATAGGCGCTGCCGTGAACTGATTGAGGAAAAAGCGATCGAAATGAGATTCCGGGAAAACCGGATTATTGATTCGGCTGTAAAGGTTTCTGAGCGCTTCCTGA
This genomic stretch from Cyclonatronum proteinivorum harbors:
- a CDS encoding PorV/PorQ family protein yields the protein MNTKLSMKRLLPAVLVFTVMISAGWLSAPQQVQGQEISKSGTSAAEFLNIPVGTRATGVGNAITASVNDATAMYWNPGALAMVRERQVHIEHSEWFADLRHNFVGIALPIPGAGTVGLSVSALTMDDMEETTMQEQDGTGRFFGAYSYAAGLTYSQFLMRDFAIGATVKYVHEQIWNSSSGGFAFDLGTTYVTPFDGIRFGVRFANFGQKLNITGKDLNVPVDIDRGSAGNNPNVPARLETKDFDLPLLLQVGLAWDGVKTETVRVTLMADGVSPSNNTQSVNLGIEAAFFDELFAVQAGLPDLLLDDRMFEFAAGGWVNYELSGGLGLNIGYALQSHKILGVTNRFSLKVKF
- a CDS encoding T9SS type A sorting domain-containing protein translates to MSLKQSLILMTALLLAGLVTAGGALAQTQTGNIPSDERSSFEERRKSILDANNLRATYHNFGFAGRTTDANVDELYFEFPKNTNRRYLYFVSIFTGAEVIDQQTGDPTQVVVAPNYRTNPQTGDSWAKNPVTGYFNPDSEEIARSDQGPGSARGNTWPAFWPDKLDDPSDPGWPNQWNGFFGKDIFNADQEFYYRSGDDQYTRLSAGGNWLPDPEDPSRGGLGLIMDTRILAWTQNLISSVHFNIFEIRNDSRFDYDKVSFMLWTADWVGTPENDLPFFDQERSIAFYTDIMPTQSPPEFDGTAIGVAAIRFLETPGNDVDGIDNDGDSDFYLGGGPLFDPGNVDLYSLLTVDGGGFISSRDVLANEVVPQFTEAQFAERQLQPGDPIVLMDQDGNRRLFRYPPAEAGDVTMITYDARDVAREVLLPAGGMTVREDTLQARHRNLIDDDLNGLIDENQPNHLTLTRFLPGQPQPVTRAVRFINYLWDGYYEGHAGNPGIDPVGWSQVNGEWVPTDSLFIQRGMIIPDQWIERRMNNDSEFADFINDYQEALRNLYSRINNPVFPESHFDRFFLNQFTAAPMIDESREDFFDNNQDWTLRDDVGIDGVEGSGARGEGDGFPSSGAFTPFPGEPNIDKTDVRETDAIGITSATSIPAGSLEFNDGLIWRRFMVPGLFPPAPPATQDTDQMITSSFFPLRAGSVQRFAIAVSVAQTGTTTNTADEELVTQQLENAFRAFDANYQFAIAPPPPLLRAVPGDGHVVLYWDDEAEDVFDRFLDRLGVNPRNFEGYRVYRSTDPALADSRRITDGRGNIQFLQPIAQFDLANGITGNHPIDINGLEFFLGSDTGLQRHFVDTDVINGRQYYYVVTAYNSGAAIADIAPSESPVNISINPDGSLTAGQNVQLVVPGGPAAGYVGPAEISVNRVGGTGSATGTIITSIFDPRQLQVNTTYRIEFQDEEVTANGQTWRQTTGFTVTDVTNDRIIFEERDEFNGEDLPVFDGVKMIVVNDAFAPSQVAGERPNTRLRLQSWSSRTGSDTPATIRAIRHNGSMENYRIEFFDTRRNAAISKSSSVPVQVQRGSLTMQAPARDVNFRIINTRTNEPVEFGYLPHPSISDAQRGHAGFAAVYNNAQRRTDSDLIYIRETNPETGEKELAWELVLEPFEANQPFAAQPGDIITLNQSGEFTSEDVFEFTIDASHLPDVDPELAKNQLDNIRVVPNPYIGTHLGEPRPAGADQTRVRQLHFTNLPQQATIRIFSVSGRLVQTLNVNNSIDNGRYIWDMLTKDNLELSYGVYIYHVDAPGIGEKVGKFAVIK